The Paenibacillus sp. G2S3 region TGAAATAGAGTCTATCATGTCATTAAACTCGCTATAACACATGTGGGTATGAATTTGTGTCGTAGCCTTTACATGATTCGTCGCGATACGGAACGACTTCACCGCCCAATTCAAGTATGCCTCATGATCTTCAGCCTTCAAAGGAAGTCCTTCACGGATAGCCGGTTCATCTACTTGAATCATCTCTATGCCTGCATCCTCCAACGCTTTAACTTCATGACGGAGCGCTAAGGCAATTTGATTCGCTACTGCTTCCCGACTAAGATCATCACGTACGAAAGACCAATTGAGAATCGTAACCGGACCAGTCAACATGCCTTTAACAGGAAGGGAAGTTAACGACTGAGCATAGACGCTTTCTTTTACAGTCATAGGTTCAATAAAAGCTATATCCGCATAAATAACTGGTGGCTTAACGCAGCGTGATCCGTAGGATTGAACCCAGCCATTACTAGTAAATAAGTAACCATCCAGCTTCTCCCCGAAGAACTCCACCATATCGGTTCTTTCGAACTCACCGTGCACGAGTACATCCAGACCCAGCTTTTCTTGGAAGGTGATTGCATCTGCAATCTGCTCACGAACGAACCCGTCGTAACGCTCTTGATTCCATACGCCTTTACGCCATTTCAACCTTGCCTGGCGCACTTCTACGGTCTGTGGAAAGCTTCCGATTGTTGTTGTTGGCAGAAGTGGCAGCTGCCACTTCTCCTGCTGCACCTTTAGGCGCTCAGCAAAAGGTAGGCTACGTTGGTCTGGTAAATCTGTAAGTCCGAGAACTTGCTCGGCCACATCCTTACGACCACGTTCAGGAAGTGCACGGAAGGCAGTAAGGGCTTCACGACTGGCTGTCAACGCAGCAGCAGCTTCTGCTGTACCCTCTAAGGCTGCAGCAAGCAGTCCAAGCTCTCTAAGCTTCTCATCAGCAAAAGCTAAAGCAGCCTTAACGGTGGCCTTCAGCTTCACCTCACCCTGAACAGTAACCGGAACATGCAGCAAACTGCAAGAAGGCTGTAGAATAATACGGTTATGCGGTACATGTGCACTCAGCTTCTCGATCAGCTGCAGCTTAGCGTCCAGATCCGAGCGCCAGATGTTGCGTCCGTCAATAATACCCGCTCCCAGCCATTTATCCTCAGGCCAGCCAAGACGTTCAATCGATGCCAGATTTGTTCCACCATCATGGACAAAATCAAGACCTAAACCCTGTACAGGAAGCTTAAGCAGTTCTTCCAGCGGTTCAGCAGCTTCAAAGTAAGTTTGCAGAATAATATTTAAGCCTGGCACGGAGTCAGCAATTTCAGTGTATATCGAGTTAAGTAATGATAATTCTGATTCATTTATTCCTGTAACAATCGCCGGTTCATCAATCTGTACCCAGCCTACTCCTTCTTGCTTCAATTCCTGCAACAGCTGAACGTAAACCGGAAGAAACCGAGCAGCAATCTTCGCAATATCCGCAGATGCAAAACCTTTTGACAGCTTAAGGAAGGTATAAAGGCCTAAAACCACAGGTTTACCCTCAATTCCCGCTTGGGACTTGGCAAAACGATAAGCTTCCAGTGGTTTATTCTCGGTCAGACGCGGCGTTTGTGCACCGATCTCTGGAACGATGTAATGATAGTTCGTATTGAACCATTTAGTCATCTCGCAAGCGGTAGCCTCAGCATTTCCTCTAGCCATCGCAAAATAAAGATCAAGCCCAATGTCGCCACCATCATACGCATAACGTGGAGGTACGATCCCGAACATTACAGCTGTATCTAGCACATGATCGTAGAATGTAAAATCGTTTACCGGAATTAAATCAATTCCTGCCTCCTGCTGAGTCTTCAAATGCTGAAGCTGAATTCCTGCCATTTCAGTACGGAACTCTTCCTCATTTATTTTTCCCGCCCAGAAGGCTTCCAACGTTTTCTTCCACTCGCGGTTTTTTCCGATTCTTGGGTAACCAAGATTACTTACTTTTACTTTGTTCGTCACTTTGCAGCTCCCCTTCTCCATCATCTTATTTTGGACTCGATATCACTTGCATTCCTATAAAAAAGAGCGCCCTTCCCTAAAAAAGTCAAAGGGAAAGACGCCCATAATATACCTATGGTTAACGTCTAACACCTTCCTATCCTCCGTAGGTGAAGCAGTGCTGTTGAAACAGGCAGGTCTCCTGGCTAGCGGTGTCAGCATCCTTAGCAGTCTTCCCAGCAGTAGTAAATTGCCAGTGACATATGTTGCTATGGACTCTTCCGTTACAGTGGCGGGACCGCATCGGCTTCGAACCGAATTTCCCTATTAAGCCTACCGAATTACTAATTCCCGGCAAGCACCTGTCTCCGATATTATCAAGCTAAAACGCCTTCGGCGTCCTTTTAAGGACGGTAAGCGTTTATGCGAGAATTATAAAGATAAAGTGAAACTTTTACTTTATCCTTATAATTAATAAAGTGAGTGTCTTAATCTGATGTCATCATACGTGAAAGCCCCCATCATCTGCAATAGATTACGGGGGCTTCTGTTATATCGATTCCTTATAACGGATTTAGAAAAATACGAAATATACTACAGCAGCAAGTATTATCCGGTATATAGCAAATGGTAAAAGCTTAATCCGGTTGATCAATTTCAGGAAGAAACGCATCGATAATAGCGCAAACACAAAGGCACTGATAAAGCCTGCGATGAAGAACGGCAGGGCATCGATGGTGAAGTATTCCCAGTTCTTCATCAGGGAGAGTAGACTGGCCCCTGCCATGATTGGAACAGCCATGATAAACGTGAAATCAGCAGCAGCCCGGTGACTCATACCAAGGAGGACACCACCAGAAATCGTCGACCCGGACCGTGAAAATCCCGGCCATAACGAGAAGCATTGGACAAGACCAACACCTAGCGCCTGCTTGTATGTAATCTGATCGACACTCTCTGTTTGAATCTTCTTTGGTCCGAACAGATCCGCAATAATCATTAATACAGCACCAACTACTAGACCGATTAACACGGTGGATGTAGAGAATAAATGCTCATCAATATAATCATTAAACAGAACGCCCAGCACACCTGCTGGCACTAAACCTACAAGCACCTGCGTAAGCTTAAGGTGGCCGCCTTTTTCAAGCTGTGGTTGTTCCTCGGTTACAGGGTCTAACTGCTTGCGACTGAAACGCTTTAAGCCCAACAGTTCAAAGAATCGATTTCTAAAAATAACAACAACCGCTAAGATTGACCCTAGCTGTATAACCACTTTGAACGTATTGGCCGTATATTGCCCAAATAACTCTGTCGATTTCAACCACATATCATCAACAATAATCATATGACCTGTGGAGGATACCGGAGCAAATTCGGTCAACCCTTCAACAATTCCCAAAATAATAGCTTTAATAATCGTTAATAGCTCCATTTGTTCTCCTCCTTTTTAATCATAACTTTTATCTATAAGTTCTCCTCAGCTCAACCCTCGGTGTTCATTTTCCGGCTGCGCTTGCGGAAGTACAGATACCCAAGGATAACTAATCCCACTGCCAGAAGCACGTACACTACGTTGGAGTACATATCCATATACATGGCAATGTCTTCCCAGGATTCACCCAATGCCGCGCCTATAAGCACAAGCAGCAGATTCCACCCCAGTGTACCAATCGTTGTGAAGAGCATAAACACTCCAAATTTCATACCCGACATCCCTGCCGGGATCGAAATCAGACTTCGCACCAATGGAACCATCCGACAAAATAATACGGTCCAATAGCCATATTTGTCAAACCAAGCGTCAGCCTTGTGGATGTCTTTTTTGCTAATTCGGAGTAGACCGCCCCAGCGTTCAACGATCTTTTCCAAGCGACTTACATCCAACAAACGACCGATATAATAGAGAATCACTGCACCGAGCAGTGAGCCAAGCGTAGCAGCAATGATTACACCAGGAATGGTCAAATTCGTTGTGGTTGTCATGAATCCGCCAAAAGGGAGAATCACTTCAGAAGGAATCGGTGGAAATATATTTTCAAAAGCGAGCATCAGGAAAATACCAAAGTAACCAAACTGCTCCATAAAATCTGTAATCCATGCTTGCATTTCGTAACCCCCATTATTTAGATCAAGTTCTTCTTCAAGTTGCGTAAATAACGGCTGCGAATAAAAAAGAAGTAAAGCCCCTGGACAGCCAGATATCCCAATAATACCGCCCCGGTCTCCACAGCAATTGATAAGTAGAACAACCGCTGAAGCGCAATAAAGGCAAACACACTATGCAAAATGGCCACCCCAACCGGCACAAAAAATAACAAAGACAATTGAATCGTTACAATTCGGTTTAGCTCCTGATCTGTAAGTCCCATTTTGGACAATGTAGAATATTGAAGACGATCATGATCTAGATCTGTATACAACCGGAAGTAAAGGAAGCTGCCGGCTGCAATGAAAAAGACAGTACCCACCAATAAAGAAGCGAACAGCATCGTATTGTACAGTGTTCTCTGTATTTCAAACAGCGTGCCGCTAACAACAATCGCGTATGGCGAGTTACTTTCATAAGACCTTTTGCCTTTATGGGCAAGATCTGCCGCTATCCCTACCGTTCGCGGAAAGTCATCCATATAAAATCCTGTATACAAATCGGTCTGTACGGGATCAATAGCCTTGTAAAGCTCATCGCTAATCACAACACCACTGAAATCTCCCCCATCCCTTCCATCCAGCTCCGGCAATAGATATTCGGCAATCGGAACATGCTGGGTATAACCCGTTTCTTGAATGGAAAGACCTTGCTTCAAGGTGTATACCGGCTTTAGTCTACCCGCTTGCAGACTCCGGTCTCGTTGCGAACCGATCATCACCAGACCTTCATCTCCACTAAGAGGGTGCTCATCCGTCGTAAACCCTGCACGAAGCAAAGCAAGCTTATAATCACTGTAAGCAATCAAAGGAAGCCTTAACGTGCGATCTGGCCCGGTCTGAGATTCTACCTCTGCGTATTTGATCGGAATGCTAAGTGTCTCATAGGGTAAACCGAGCATTGTAAGCTCTTCCTTAATTTCGTCCAAATGCTGATCAAAAGGTACCGCCGACTGATTGCCTTTAGCTACATAACCAACAGCTGCGGGATAGTCCAATTTCAGCTCTCTAGAAAGCGTATGGATCGATGCGAATACCCCCACTGAAGTAAAAGATACTGCGGATACAATCGTCACCATAAAGAACATTCGGGCATTTTCTTTCCAGCGGTAGGATAAACCCGATAAAGTAATGATATTGGTATGGTTCCAATACAGGCGCCGGATCGTCTTAAGTAGTTTAACAGTGTAAATACTCAGCTGAGTATAAAAGAGATAGGTACCCGCTACCGTAATCACAACGACGGGGAACATCACCTTTTCAACCGAAGCCGCTTGTGCTGTAGCTGCCATATAATAGCCCGTTAGCAGCAATAAAGCAGATAGTATAGATAACACTAAGGAAACTTTAGGCTCCTCTTCTGCTTTTCGTTCTCCCTGAAACAGCCGCATCAAAGATTCATTCCCAATAAAGAAGAACGTGCTCAGCGAGATTAGAATAAATAACAGCGCAAAGCTGCATATCGTAAGTACAAGCGCCTGCCATGGAAGATGAAACGTTAAAAGAGGTATTCCTAGAAAAGTAGATCCAATCATCAAAAACAGCTTGCCAAGAATTAACCCTAATAAAGTACCTGTCAGGATGGCAGAGGTGCCGATCATCATATTTTCCAAAAAAACCATCGTGTTGAGCTGGCGCTTCGTCATTCCATGCATCAATAA contains the following coding sequences:
- the metE gene encoding 5-methyltetrahydropteroyltriglutamate--homocysteine S-methyltransferase; amino-acid sequence: MEKGSCKVTNKVKVSNLGYPRIGKNREWKKTLEAFWAGKINEEEFRTEMAGIQLQHLKTQQEAGIDLIPVNDFTFYDHVLDTAVMFGIVPPRYAYDGGDIGLDLYFAMARGNAEATACEMTKWFNTNYHYIVPEIGAQTPRLTENKPLEAYRFAKSQAGIEGKPVVLGLYTFLKLSKGFASADIAKIAARFLPVYVQLLQELKQEGVGWVQIDEPAIVTGINESELSLLNSIYTEIADSVPGLNIILQTYFEAAEPLEELLKLPVQGLGLDFVHDGGTNLASIERLGWPEDKWLGAGIIDGRNIWRSDLDAKLQLIEKLSAHVPHNRIILQPSCSLLHVPVTVQGEVKLKATVKAALAFADEKLRELGLLAAALEGTAEAAAALTASREALTAFRALPERGRKDVAEQVLGLTDLPDQRSLPFAERLKVQQEKWQLPLLPTTTIGSFPQTVEVRQARLKWRKGVWNQERYDGFVREQIADAITFQEKLGLDVLVHGEFERTDMVEFFGEKLDGYLFTSNGWVQSYGSRCVKPPVIYADIAFIEPMTVKESVYAQSLTSLPVKGMLTGPVTILNWSFVRDDLSREAVANQIALALRHEVKALEDAGIEMIQVDEPAIREGLPLKAEDHEAYLNWAVKSFRIATNHVKATTQIHTHMCYSEFNDMIDSISAMDADVISIETSRSHGELIVSFEEQEYDKGIGLGVYDIHSPRVPAVEEMTANIDRALRVLDPEQFWINPDCGLKTRGWQETEDALRNMVKAAAIAREKAGVSASK
- a CDS encoding undecaprenyl-diphosphate phosphatase, with the protein product MELLTIIKAIILGIVEGLTEFAPVSSTGHMIIVDDMWLKSTELFGQYTANTFKVVIQLGSILAVVVIFRNRFFELLGLKRFSRKQLDPVTEEQPQLEKGGHLKLTQVLVGLVPAGVLGVLFNDYIDEHLFSTSTVLIGLVVGAVLMIIADLFGPKKIQTESVDQITYKQALGVGLVQCFSLWPGFSRSGSTISGGVLLGMSHRAAADFTFIMAVPIMAGASLLSLMKNWEYFTIDALPFFIAGFISAFVFALLSMRFFLKLINRIKLLPFAIYRIILAAVVYFVFF
- a CDS encoding DedA family protein, which produces MQAWITDFMEQFGYFGIFLMLAFENIFPPIPSEVILPFGGFMTTTTNLTIPGVIIAATLGSLLGAVILYYIGRLLDVSRLEKIVERWGGLLRISKKDIHKADAWFDKYGYWTVLFCRMVPLVRSLISIPAGMSGMKFGVFMLFTTIGTLGWNLLLVLIGAALGESWEDIAMYMDMYSNVVYVLLAVGLVILGYLYFRKRSRKMNTEG
- a CDS encoding FtsX-like permease family protein — its product is MTFRQFAYRNVTRNKRKYAAYFVVSAFSVMIFFVCALFIYHPDISKSLVYSTAAHTMMAAEAIIYVFCSLFVLVSVGSFLQSRKMEFGILLMHGMTKRQLNTMVFLENMMIGTSAILTGTLLGLILGKLFLMIGSTFLGIPLLTFHLPWQALVLTICSFALLFILISLSTFFFIGNESLMRLFQGERKAEEEPKVSLVLSILSALLLLTGYYMAATAQAASVEKVMFPVVVITVAGTYLFYTQLSIYTVKLLKTIRRLYWNHTNIITLSGLSYRWKENARMFFMVTIVSAVSFTSVGVFASIHTLSRELKLDYPAAVGYVAKGNQSAVPFDQHLDEIKEELTMLGLPYETLSIPIKYAEVESQTGPDRTLRLPLIAYSDYKLALLRAGFTTDEHPLSGDEGLVMIGSQRDRSLQAGRLKPVYTLKQGLSIQETGYTQHVPIAEYLLPELDGRDGGDFSGVVISDELYKAIDPVQTDLYTGFYMDDFPRTVGIAADLAHKGKRSYESNSPYAIVVSGTLFEIQRTLYNTMLFASLLVGTVFFIAAGSFLYFRLYTDLDHDRLQYSTLSKMGLTDQELNRIVTIQLSLLFFVPVGVAILHSVFAFIALQRLFYLSIAVETGAVLLGYLAVQGLYFFFIRSRYLRNLKKNLI